From Bacillus sp. Marseille-P3661:
CGGTATTAGGACAACAATTAACAATACAAAACAGAAAATCAAAATAGCTTTAGACCATGTTCGCCAGGTCCAGTAGTCAACATTCATAATAGCAAACATAGCAATGACTCCTACTCCAGCAAAAAGGAGCTGCCGCTTAGCAAAAAAGAATGAATCATCAAATTTGTAATTGGCCCAAACAGCACTAGCACTGTATACCATAATCATGCCTACAGCCAATAGAGCCAAAGTAGCTAGAATAAGGATAAAATCGGGCGTTGATTTTTTATTCTGCAACGAATACACCTCAATCACTATTTTCTCTGCAGATTCTCTTAGAAGGACTAGTCTACTTTAAGTTTATGCACGGATTCTACAAACATGTCTCCACGTTGTTCAAATGTTTTATATTGGTCCCAGCTTGCGCATGCTGGTGATAATAATATAACATCGCCTTCTTCAGATAATGCATATGCTTCTGGGACGGCCTTTTCAACATTATCGACAGTTTTAATTATATTAATCCCCGCCGCTTTGGCAGCATCTGAGATTTTTTCTGCAGTTTGCCCAAAAGTGATCACTGCTTTTACTCTTTTTAAGGCCGGAATTAATTCATCAAAACTGTTTCCACGATCCAGTCCGCCAGCTAAAAGAATTGTAGGATCTTGAAAGGCAGTGATTGCTTTTTGTGTAGCTAAAATATTCGTTGCTTTCGAATCGTTGTAAAATTTCCGCCCTTTTATTGATTCGACATATTGTAATCGATGCTTAACACCTGTAAAGGTTCTTAAAACGTGTTGTATTGCTTCATTCGGAACACCTTGTATTTTTACTGCAGCAACGGCAGCTAGGATATTTTCCAAATTATGCTTGCCCGGTAAAACGATATCAGCTATAGGAATGACAAGCTCTTCTTTATAAAATAAATGGTCGTCTTTGATATACGTACCGTTTTTCTCGATTTGATTCATCGAGAATGGAACAATTTGTGCGTTTGTTCCCTTGACCAACTCCATTACAATGGAATCATCGGCATTAACAACCGCAAAATCTGTGTCCATTTGCTTTTTAAAAATATTGGCCTTCGCTTCTCCATATGCTTCTATTGTTCCGTGATAGTCTAAATGTGCATTAAAAATATTAAGTAAAATTGCAATTTTCGGTCTGAACTTTATCGTTCCCATTAGCTGAAAGGACGATAGCTCCATTACTAATGGTTGATTACTAGTTGTATTTGCAGCCACTTCACATGCAACTGTTCCAATGTTACCTGAAAGATAAGCATCCATATTGCCCTCTTTTAGCATCTCATAGATAAGTGTTGTGGTCGTCGTTTTTCCATTTGAACCGGTAATTCCAATAATATCAGATTCGGTAATGCTATACGCAATTTCAACCTCTGTAATAATCGGAATATCCCTTTGAAGCGCACTTTCAAGAATAGGATTACTATATGGAATCCCAGGATTTTTCACAATCAAATCGAAGTGACTCGACATCAAATGCTGCGGATGGCCACCACCAATCACATCAATCCCTAATTCTTTTAATACAGCTGCTTCCTGACTGTCCTCTAAAGACTTTTGATCATTCACAACCACTTTTGCTCCCAATTTATGCAATAATTTTGCTGCGGCAAAGCCACTTTTCGCTAACCCTAAAACAAGGATTTGTTTATCTTTATACTCAGTTGTCTTTTTCAATTAAATCCACACCTCTATATAGATTCCTAAACCAGCACATAATAAGCCAACAAGCCAGAAAGTGACAACAACTCGCCACTCGGACCACCCGATTAACTCATAATGGTGGTGTAATGGGCTCATTTTAAATACTCGTTTTCCTGTTGTTTTGAACGATATAACTTGGATAATA
This genomic window contains:
- the murD gene encoding UDP-N-acetylmuramoyl-L-alanine--D-glutamate ligase, translated to MKKTTEYKDKQILVLGLAKSGFAAAKLLHKLGAKVVVNDQKSLEDSQEAAVLKELGIDVIGGGHPQHLMSSHFDLIVKNPGIPYSNPILESALQRDIPIITEVEIAYSITESDIIGITGSNGKTTTTTLIYEMLKEGNMDAYLSGNIGTVACEVAANTTSNQPLVMELSSFQLMGTIKFRPKIAILLNIFNAHLDYHGTIEAYGEAKANIFKKQMDTDFAVVNADDSIVMELVKGTNAQIVPFSMNQIEKNGTYIKDDHLFYKEELVIPIADIVLPGKHNLENILAAVAAVKIQGVPNEAIQHVLRTFTGVKHRLQYVESIKGRKFYNDSKATNILATQKAITAFQDPTILLAGGLDRGNSFDELIPALKRVKAVITFGQTAEKISDAAKAAGINIIKTVDNVEKAVPEAYALSEEGDVILLSPACASWDQYKTFEQRGDMFVESVHKLKVD